TGGTCGTTTCGGCGGGCGAGGGCGGTACGGGCGGCGCCTGCCCCGGCGGCCTGCTCGGGGGCAGGTGGACAGGGGGCAGGTGGACGGGGGGCTGCTGCCCTGCGGGAGCGGGGCGGCCCGGCAGCGGGGGCACGGCGGGAGCGGGCGGCTGCGTGTGCACGGGGGCGGGCGGCGCGTTCCGGGGCGACGGGGGTTCCGGCGGCTGCGGTGCGTCGTGCCGGGCGGCGGGCGGAGGGGGCGTCGCCGTGGACGGCGGGCCGGCCGGGCGGGGTGGCACGGGAGCGCGCTGCGCTTCGGTACTCATCCGGCCCCCTGGTTCGCGTCCTCGTACCGCCCGCGGACCGCCCTCACGGGCGGGCCCGTTGGTCAGCGCGTGACGGTCACTCTACGGGTTGACGGCTGACCGTTGGGAACGGACGCAGCGGCTCGGGGGATCTGCCCCGATCGTCCCCCTACCCAGCGGTACGGCCGTCTGGCAAGCTGCGGCCATGACTGCCCGTGCCGCTGACCGGACCCGCTACGACCGGGCCACCGCCCACCTCGACGCCCCGCTCGCCGTGGTCGACTTGGAGGCGTTCGACGCCAATGCCGACGACCTCGTGAGCCGGGCGGCGGGCAAGCCCGTCCGGGTGGCGAGCAAATCGGTGCGCTGCCGGGCGCTGCTGGAGCGGGTGCTCGCACGTCCCGGGTTCGCCGGGATCATGTCGTTCACCCTCGCGGAGTCGCTGTGGCTGGCCCGGGCCGGCTTCGAGGACGTGCTGCTGGCCTATCCGTCGGCCGACCGTGCCGCCTTCGCCGAGCTGGCCGGTGATCCGAAGCTCGCCGGGGCCGTGACCGTGATGGTCGACGACCCGTCCCAGCTGGAGCTGATCGACGCCGCGCGGGCCGGCGGGCGGGAGGAGATCCGGGTCTGTCTGGAGCTGGACACCTCGCTGCGGATGCTCGGCGGCCGGGTCAGGATCGGGGCGCTGCGCTCTCCGCTGCGCTCCCCCGCGCAGCTGGCCGAGCTGGCCCGCTCGGTGACCCGCAGGCCGGGCTTCCGGCTGGTGGGTCTGATGGCGTACGAGGGTCATGTCGCCGGGGTGGGCGACTCCGTCGCCGGACAGCCGCTGCGGTCGCGTGCGGTGCGGCTGATGCAGTCGGCCGCCCGCAGGGAACTGGCGGCGCGGCGGGCCGAGGTCGTGCGGGCGGTGCGGGCGGTGGCACCGGATCTGGAGTTCGTGAACGGCGGCGGCACCGGCAGCGTGCAGCACACGGCCGCCGAGTCCGCGGTGACCGAGATCGCGGCCGGGTCGGGGCTGTACGTGCCGCGGCTGTTCGACAACTACACGTCGTTCACGGGCCGTCCGGCGGCCCTGTTCGCGCAGCCGGTGGTCCGGCGGCCCGGTGTGGGCGTGGTGACCGTGCTGGGCGGCGGCTACCCGGCGTCCGGGGCGGCGGGGCGGGACCGGCTGCCCGTCCCGTATCTGCCGGAGGGGCTGCGCTACGACCCGCAGGAGGGTCCGGGCGAGGTGCAGACCCCGCTGCTGGGCTCCGCCGCCGACGACCTGCTGATCGGTGACAAGGTGTGGTTCCGGCACGCCAAGGCCGGTGAGCTCTGCGAGCGCTTCGACGAGCTCCGGCTGATCGAGGGCGACCGGATCACGGCGACGGTGCCGACGTACCGCGGCGAGGGCCTGACCTTCCTCTGACCGGACCGCCCACCGGTCCGTCCGGGGACCGGTTCAGGGGGCGATCGAGCTGCCCACTCCGCCGCTGGTCGCGCTGTCGCCGACCGGGCGGATGCCCTTGGTGATGGTGTCCATGAGGGAGAGCGGCAGGTCGTCCTGGCCCGCGTCGAAGGCGAAGCGCACGACGACCGGCGTCTCGCTGCCCACGGCCGAGGGGAAGGCGAGGGACTGCACGTAGCCGCCGGGTCCCTTGCCCGTGGTCACCCGCCAGCGCACCAGATAGCCGGTGCGCCCCGCCACGCTGACCGACCTGGACGCGAGCTCCTGGTGGGACCTGATGCCTCCGTGGATGCGGTCGCCGAGGGAGTTCTCCTCGTACGCGTTGTCCGCGGCGGTTTCGATGTCCGCCTTGGCCAGGGCCTCGACGGAGGTGAGATCGGTGGAGCTCGCGGTGCGGCTGGTGACCGTCCCGTGGTGGCAGAAGTCCCCCGCGTCGCCGGGGCACCGGTAGGAGACGAGCGTACGCATCGTCGTCGCGTCCTCCAGCGTGTTGTCCGGCTTCTCCCAGCCCTCGGGGACGGGCAGGGTGATCCCGTTGAGCTGGTCGACGAGCACCTTCGGGTCCTCGGACGGGGCGGGGCCGGGCGCCGGGGTGTCCGACGTGGCGCTGTCCGTGGGGGCCGGGGCCGTGCTGCTGGGCGCGGACTCCGGTTTCGTACCGCCGTCGTCCTTGCCGAGCAGCACGGCCCCGGTGACGGCCGCGCCGACGACGACCAGTCCCGCCAGGGTCATGACGACGATCCTGGTACTGCCGCCGGGACGCCGCTCCGAGGGCCCCGGGGCCCCGAACTCCTGCGTCGCGTACACCTGGTGCGGGGCGGGTGCGACGGCGCCGGCCGGGCGGGTGTGCGCGCTCCACGCGGCGCCGTCCCACCAGCGTTCGGTACCGGGTGTTCCCGCGTCCGGATACCAGCCGGGCGGTGTCGCGTTGCTCATCCGGCCTACCTTAGGGCCCCGGATCCGGGGCCCGGGAGGCGGCGCCCCTCCTTCGCGGCGCCGTCGTGGTGTCCGCTCACTTCCCGCCCCGCACGGGGCCGACGGCCGTCGTCCACCCGGGTGCGCGCCGGCGTCTGCCGAATCCGCGCACGGCGGGTCCGCCGTCCTTGACGGGCTCCGGGAGCGTCTGTCCGTCCTCCTCGGACGTGAGCAGGTGGTCGAACGTCCGCCATCCCTCCCACTGGCGTATGTCGGCGTCCACCTGCGGCGTGAGCGGGGCGAACCGGCCCAGCTCGAAGTCCTCGCCGTCCAGGTCGAACCAGCGTTCGCCGAAGACCTCCGTGCCCAGCCCCCCGGCCTTTCCCGTCAGCCGGACCAGGATCCTCACGGACTCGGCGCCGTCCAGGGTGGTGCCCTGGATCTCGGTGATCGGCAGTGTGGGGACGGCCGCTTCTACGGGGACCCACACGGTGAAGGCCGCGCCCCGGTCCATGACGAACCAGGTGCGATCCTCGGCCGGAATGCCCTGATGGTCGAGTACGCGCAGCGTCTGCTTGCGGAAGACCGGGGTCCCGTCGTGCGGGGACTTGCGCAGGTACCAGAGGTAGACCCGGGCCGTCAGGTCGATGACGGTGAGGTTCTCCATCCGGTTGTAGAACCGCACGGCGATGATGCGTTCCTCGCTGCCCCGGTGTGCCTCGGCGAACTCGTGGGCGTCGGCCTGGTGCGCGTAACAAACACTCAGTTTCCGGCGCCAGACGAAGGGCCGCATCGAGAACATCTTGATGAAGACGACACCCACCATCGTCGCGGGGACGACGGCGCCGACGACGGATGCCGTGGTGGAGAGCAGTTCGTGTGCCGTGTTGCCCTCCTGCGGTGTGATGCTGTCCGTGCCGACGCAGGCGCGCAGCGACTGCATCGTCAGACCGGCGAGCTGCCCGGTGTCGCCCAGTCTCTCGGCGTGGCCGCGCGGCGAGTCGAGCGTCAGTGTGAGCGCCACGGCGATCAGGACCGAGAGCAGGACGAGCCCACCGATCACGAGACCGACCAGCCCCAGGACCGTTCGTTCGGCGATCCACCAGCGCAGTGACGTCCGGAAACGCGGATGTCCCCTCCTCATGATCACCGCACGCGTCAGCATCATCAAAAAGCCTCCCCCGTAAGACATTTGAGCTGCAAGCCACCAATTCTAGCCGGGGCGGCGCCCCGCCCGGCGGTGTGGCGCGAGCCGGGGCTTCCGCCCTACCGTCGGTGTGACAAGCTCAGCCGCTGAGGACGTGGTCAGTGAGGAGACACAAGGTGCTGAATCGTTCACTCAAGGCCCTGGGCCTGGCGACCGTACCGGCGAAGGAACCGCTCAGCTATCCCGGGCGGCCGATCGAGGCGCCCTCGCTCCTCGACGACGGATCCCTCCTGGAGCTGACCGTCGGACCGGGGCCCGTGGAGACCTGGGACGTTCTCACCGAGGAGGGCCCGGTACCGCTCGACGTCCACCTGGCGGCGCGCGGCACGGCTCCGCTGCGGGAGCGCCACGCCGCCGTGTCGGTCGGCTCCAACGCGTCACCGGCGCAGCTGAACAACAAGCTGGTGAGCCGCGGGCTGTCGGGCACCGTGCCGATGATCCCCGTGCAGGCCCACGGAATCGCGATCGGCATGTGCGCGCACATCTACCCCGCCGGGTACGTGGCGACCGCGCCCTTCGCCGACGAGCGTTCCGAGCTGACCCTGGCCGTCACCTGGCTGGACGACGACCAGCTCAAGGCCGTCGACGAGACCGAGATCCCGTTCTACGAGCGCGTCGTGCTGCCCGGAGACCTCTTCCCCATGCGGCTGCCGCACGGGGAGACGCTCAAGGAGGTGCATCTCTACGCCAGCGCCATGGGCGTCCTGGCGGGCCCGGACGGCGCACCCCGCCCCGCGCAGGCGGAGCAGGCGGCACTCCTCGAAGACCTGCTGGCGGCCTCGCCGCGGCTCCGCGCCCTCCTCGGACCCGACCCGCACAGCTGGGTGGAACGCGCGGTAGGCCAACCGGAGTTGCGGGAGGAAGGGACCCGGATCTTCCGCGAGGAGGGCTGGGTCCTGATGCTCGACGACTTCACCCGGTACGCCGTCGGACAGTCCTGATCGGAGTGTGTCGTGGCGCCCTACTCCGCCTCGGTCGGCGTCTCCGGGTACCGCTTTCCCGATCTGCGGACGGTGCTCGCCCGGGCGAGCCCCGTGCGTTCGGGCGACGAGCTCGCGGGAGTCGCGGCCGGCAGTGACGCCGAGCGGGTCGCCGCCAGGCTCGTCCTGGCGGATCTCCCACTGCGCACGTTCCTCGACGAGGCGGTGGTGCCGTACGAGACCGACGAGGTGACGCGTCTGATCGTCGACACGCACGACGCGGCGGCCTTCGCGCCGGTCGCCGGGATGACGGTGGGCGAATTCCGCGACTGGCTGCTGTCGTACGAGGTCACCTCGTCGGAGCTGTCCGCACTGGCCCCCGGCATCACCCCGGAAATGGCCGCGGCCGTCAGCAAACTGATGCGCAATCAGGATCTGATCCAGGTCGCCCGGAAGTGCACGGTCGTCACCCGTTTCCGGAACACCATCGGTCTGCCGGGGCGCATGTCGGTCCGCCTCCAGCCGAACCATCCCACCGACGCGCCCGAGGGGGTGGCCGCCTCCGTCCTCGACGGCCTGCTGTACGGCTGCGGCGACGCCGTGATCGGCATCAACCCCGCGACGGACTCCGTCCCGGCCGCCATCGAGCTGCTGCGGCTGACGGACGACATCAGGCAGCGGTACGCGATCCCCACCCAGACCTGTGTGCTGACGCATGTCACGAACACGATCCGGGCGATCGAGCGGGGCGCACCCGTCGATCTCGTCTTCCAGTCCGTCGCCGGTACCGAGGCGGCCAACCGCGCGTTCGGCGTCGACCTCGCCCTGCTGGCCGAGGCGCATGCGGCGGGGCGCTCCCTGGGCCGGGGCGAGGTGGGAGACAACGTCATGTACTTCGAGACGGGCCAGGGCAGCGCCCTCTCCTCCGACGCCCATCACGGGGTCGACCAGCAGACGCTCGAAGCGCGCGCGTACGCCGTCGCCCGGCGCTTCAGTCCCCTGCTGGTGAACACGGTCGTCGGCTTCATCGGCCCCGAGTACCTCTACGACGGCAAGCAGATCGCGCGGGCCGGGCTGGAGGACCACTTCTGCGGGAAGCTGCTCGGCCTGCCGATGGGCTGCGACGTCTGTTACACGAACCACGCCGAGGCCGACCAGGACGACATGGACAACCTGCTGACGCTGCTCGGCGTGGCGGGCTGCACGTTCGTCATGGGAGTGCCGGGCTCGGACGACGTCATGCTCAACTACCAGAGCACCTCCTTCCACGACGCCCTCTACGTCCGGTCGGTCCTGGGGCTGCGCCCCGCCCCCGAGTTCGAGGCGTGGATGGAGCGCATGGGGATGTTCGACGCCGAACGCAGGGTCGTGGCGCCGGTCGGCCACAGTCCGCTGGCGGCCGGTCTCGACGCACTGCTGAGGGGGGCCGGATGAACGACGCGGAGAGCCCGGACCTGTGGGACCCGCTGCGCCGGTACACCCCGGCCCGGGTGGGTCTCGGGCGCAGCGGCGCCGCGCTGCCCGTGCGCCGGCTGTTGGAGTTCCAGCTCGCTCACGCGCAGGCGCGCGACGCGGTCCATCTCCCGGTCGACTTCCGGTCGGTACGGGAGGCGGCCGACGGGCTCCCGGTCGTCGAGGTGCGCAGTTCGGCGCCCGACCGCACGACGTATCTGCGCCGCCCGGATCTCGGCAGGCGGGTGCACCCGGACGATCTCGCGCTGCTCCCGGAGCCCGACGGCTGCGAACTCGTCGTGGTGGTGGCGGACGGACTCTCGGCGGCGGCGGTCCACCGGCACGCGGGGCCCCTGCTGACGGAGCTGCGTCCGCGTCTCGCGGCCTTCGGCGCGGTCCCGGTCGTCCTGGCCTCCCAGGCACGCGTCGCCATCGGGGACGAGATCGGCGAACGGGTCGGCGCACGCCTGGCCGTGGTCCTGGTGGGCGAGCGGCCCGGTCTCAGCGCGGCCGACAGTCTCGGGGTCTATCTGACGTACGCGCCGCGCGTCGGCCGCCGGGACTCCGAGCGCAACTGTCTCTCCAACATCCATCCGCCGACGGGGCTCGGCCATGAGGCCGCCGCGCGTGCTCTGGCCTCGCTGATCACGCGCTCACTGCGGCTGGGCCTGACCGGTGTGGGACTCCAGGACGACGAAGGGCCGCCGCCCATCGGCCCCGCGCGGTGAGCCCGCGCGGCGCATGCGCCGCGTCAGGACTCACGGCCGGTCAGCGAGAGCAGGTCGCGGGCCGGGCCTGTGGGGCGGTGGCCGGTGGGCCAGACCGCGCGGAGCTGGCGCCGGAGCCGTACGCCCGCGATGGGGACCGTGACCAGGCGGCGGGCGGAGAGTTCCTCGCCGAGCGCCAGTTCGCTCAGTACGCAGGGGCCGGCGCCGCTCTCCGCCGCGCCCTTCACGGCCGTGGTCGAGGAGAGTTCGAGCAGCGGCTGCGCCAGACCGCCGTGGACGGCGAGTGCGGCGTCGAGGACCTGGCGGGTGCCGGAGCCGTACTCGCGCAGGATCAGCGGGGTGGCGGCCAGCTCCCCGGGTGTCAGGGCCGTGCGGCGGCGGGCCCAGGGATGGCTGGGGGCCACCACGACGACGAGGCGGTCGTGGGCGATGACCGTGCCGTCGAGACCTTCCGGTATCGAGAGGCCCTCCACGAATCCCAGATCGGCCTCGCCGGCGAGCAGGCGCTGCGCGACCGCCGCGGAGTTCCCTGCCAGCAGGGACACCGCCGTGCCGGGCCGCTCGGCACGCAGCGCGATCAGCCAGCCCGGCAGCAGGTACTCGGCGATGGTCATGCTGGCCGCGACCCGCAGCCGGGAGTCCCTGCGGTCGCGCAGTGCCTGCGCGCCCGCGTCGAACGCCTCGGCCGCCTCGACGATCCGGCGCGCCCAGTCCGTGACGAGTGCGCCCGCGTCGGTCAGCCGGGAGCCGCGGGGCGAGCGGTCCAGGAGGGCGACGCCGAGCTGGCGCTCCATCGTCCGGACGCGGCTGGACGCCGCGGGCTGGGTGATGCCGACGTCGCGGGCCGCACGCCCGAGGCTGCCGTGCCGGGCGACGGCGAGAAGCAGCTCCAGCGCTCCCAGGTCGGGAACCCGGTGGGACAGGGGTGTGTGCTGGTCGCTGGGCATAAAGGCAGCTTATGACCTCATAGGGCAGGGCTCCCTGGTGGGGGATGCCGTACGCCACCAGAATCGTGTCATGGCCATCTATTCGCAGACCCAGTCCCGCGCCGGTGCGTACCGCCCGGCCGCTCTCCGGCCCCCGGCCCTGCGGTATGTCGGCCCCAACTGGTACGCGACCGTCATGGGCACCGCGATCGTGGCGAGCGCGGGCGCCACCCTGCCCGTGCACGTCGACGGACTGCGGGCGGCCTGCACGGTCGTGTGGGCGCTCTCGGCGGTGCTGCTCGCCGTCGTCCTCGTGGCCCGCGCCGGCCACTGGCTGCTCCACCGCGACCAGGCGCGGGCCCACCTCCTGGACCCGGCCGTCGCCCCCTTCTACGGCTGCCTCTCCATGGCGCTGCTCGCGGTCGGCGGGGCCACGATGGTGGTCGGCCGGGACGTGATCGGGCACGGGGCAGCGGTCGCCGTGGACACGGTCCTGTACGTTCTCGGCACCGTGATCGGACTCGTCACCGCGGTCGCGATCCCGTATCTGATGGTCGTACGCCACCGGCCCGCGCCCGGGACGGCTTCCCCTGTCTGGCTGCTGCCGCTGGTGGCGCCCATGGTCTCCGCCGCGCTCGGTCCGCTGCTGGTGCCGGAACTGCCCGCCGGTCAGTGGCGTGAGGCGCTGCTGCTGGCCTGTTACGCGATGTTCGGGCTGTCCCTGCTGGCGACGCTGGTGGTGCTGCCGCTGGTGTTCGGCCGGCTGGTGCACCACGGGCCGCTGCCCCTCGCCCTGACGCCCACGCTGTTCCTGGTGCTCGGTCCGCTGGGGCAGTCGACGACCGCGGTGAATCAGCTGGCCGATGTGGCGCCGGCGGCGATCGGGGCGCCCTACGCCTCCGCCTTCTCCGCGTTCGCCGTGCTGTACGGGGTGCCCGTGATGGGGTTCGCGCTGCTGTGGCTGGCGCTGGCCGGTGCCATGGTCGTACGGGCGGCGCGGGGCGGGATGACGTTCACGATGACGTGGTGGGGCTTCACCT
The Streptomyces sp. NBC_00234 DNA segment above includes these coding regions:
- a CDS encoding amino acid deaminase/aldolase; translated protein: MTARAADRTRYDRATAHLDAPLAVVDLEAFDANADDLVSRAAGKPVRVASKSVRCRALLERVLARPGFAGIMSFTLAESLWLARAGFEDVLLAYPSADRAAFAELAGDPKLAGAVTVMVDDPSQLELIDAARAGGREEIRVCLELDTSLRMLGGRVRIGALRSPLRSPAQLAELARSVTRRPGFRLVGLMAYEGHVAGVGDSVAGQPLRSRAVRLMQSAARRELAARRAEVVRAVRAVAPDLEFVNGGGTGSVQHTAAESAVTEIAAGSGLYVPRLFDNYTSFTGRPAALFAQPVVRRPGVGVVTVLGGGYPASGAAGRDRLPVPYLPEGLRYDPQEGPGEVQTPLLGSAADDLLIGDKVWFRHAKAGELCERFDELRLIEGDRITATVPTYRGEGLTFL
- a CDS encoding DUF2510 domain-containing protein, whose amino-acid sequence is MSNATPPGWYPDAGTPGTERWWDGAAWSAHTRPAGAVAPAPHQVYATQEFGAPGPSERRPGGSTRIVVMTLAGLVVVGAAVTGAVLLGKDDGGTKPESAPSSTAPAPTDSATSDTPAPGPAPSEDPKVLVDQLNGITLPVPEGWEKPDNTLEDATTMRTLVSYRCPGDAGDFCHHGTVTSRTASSTDLTSVEALAKADIETAADNAYEENSLGDRIHGGIRSHQELASRSVSVAGRTGYLVRWRVTTGKGPGGYVQSLAFPSAVGSETPVVVRFAFDAGQDDLPLSLMDTITKGIRPVGDSATSGGVGSSIAP
- a CDS encoding ethanolamine ammonia-lyase subunit EutB, giving the protein MAPYSASVGVSGYRFPDLRTVLARASPVRSGDELAGVAAGSDAERVAARLVLADLPLRTFLDEAVVPYETDEVTRLIVDTHDAAAFAPVAGMTVGEFRDWLLSYEVTSSELSALAPGITPEMAAAVSKLMRNQDLIQVARKCTVVTRFRNTIGLPGRMSVRLQPNHPTDAPEGVAASVLDGLLYGCGDAVIGINPATDSVPAAIELLRLTDDIRQRYAIPTQTCVLTHVTNTIRAIERGAPVDLVFQSVAGTEAANRAFGVDLALLAEAHAAGRSLGRGEVGDNVMYFETGQGSALSSDAHHGVDQQTLEARAYAVARRFSPLLVNTVVGFIGPEYLYDGKQIARAGLEDHFCGKLLGLPMGCDVCYTNHAEADQDDMDNLLTLLGVAGCTFVMGVPGSDDVMLNYQSTSFHDALYVRSVLGLRPAPEFEAWMERMGMFDAERRVVAPVGHSPLAAGLDALLRGAG
- the eutC gene encoding ethanolamine ammonia-lyase subunit EutC, producing the protein MNDAESPDLWDPLRRYTPARVGLGRSGAALPVRRLLEFQLAHAQARDAVHLPVDFRSVREAADGLPVVEVRSSAPDRTTYLRRPDLGRRVHPDDLALLPEPDGCELVVVVADGLSAAAVHRHAGPLLTELRPRLAAFGAVPVVLASQARVAIGDEIGERVGARLAVVLVGERPGLSAADSLGVYLTYAPRVGRRDSERNCLSNIHPPTGLGHEAAARALASLITRSLRLGLTGVGLQDDEGPPPIGPAR
- a CDS encoding LysR family transcriptional regulator, coding for MPSDQHTPLSHRVPDLGALELLLAVARHGSLGRAARDVGITQPAASSRVRTMERQLGVALLDRSPRGSRLTDAGALVTDWARRIVEAAEAFDAGAQALRDRRDSRLRVAASMTIAEYLLPGWLIALRAERPGTAVSLLAGNSAAVAQRLLAGEADLGFVEGLSIPEGLDGTVIAHDRLVVVVAPSHPWARRRTALTPGELAATPLILREYGSGTRQVLDAALAVHGGLAQPLLELSSTTAVKGAAESGAGPCVLSELALGEELSARRLVTVPIAGVRLRRQLRAVWPTGHRPTGPARDLLSLTGRES